The Ignavibacteria bacterium genomic interval GAAGTTCTGCAAATTGTTGCACTACTGAATAGAGTTGTTCCGTTTGTAGCGTATTCGTTTGAAAAAATGAGCGCGCAGAAATTTTAAATTGTAGTTTCCCAATTTGTTCCGAAATAAAACCTTTTCCGAAATAGAGTTCTTCTTTTTCTCCGTATGCTACTTGTGCAATTTGTGAATTGATGGTATTGACGATTGTCGTTATTTCTGGAAATTGAACAACCAATTGTTGAGAAAGTTCACGCATAACTTCCGATTTGTTTTCGAATGTTACAATATTCAACATAATTTCATTTGTCTTTTTTCCTTCTCGAATTACAAGATTACGAAAAAATCCGCTCCGATACTGCGAAGAATATGCTGATAACGAATGTTCTCTCGCGTACGTACGTATGAAATTTACGATACGATTGCTTTGTAGAGATTGCAAGAAACACTCGTCAATATCGAGTACTTTTTTCCAATTCCTAAAAGTGTGCAATCCAAGAAATACATTGCTCTTCCTAGAAGTTTTAAGCGCCGTGTTTTCCGCTCTATTCCTTTTCCATTCATCGTTCGAAATCCACTGTTCATCCGAAAAAGAGAATTCCATTTTGTTTCGGTAGTAAAATTTCTCGGATGATGGTATGATAGGAAAAATGTTAAGATTAGTAAATCCACCAATGTGTGCAAATGCATCTTCAACACATTTTTGTTTATAGAAAAGTTGTTGCGTATAATCGAAATGTTGCCACGAACATCCGCCGCACGTTCCGAAAGACTTACATTGTGGTTGCAAACGATACGGAGAACTCGAAAGAATTTCAACGACATCCGCTTCCGCAAATTTTTTTTTCACGCTGAATATTCTTGCTTTGATAATATCTCCTGGTATTCCTCCTTTGACAAAAACCACCATTCCCTCGTGTCGCCCCAATGCTTTTCCTTCTTCCGAAATATCCGTGAGCGAAAGAATGAACTCGTCGTTTCTATTCATAAAATTTTTAAGAAATATATGAGAAGAACACCATAAACAGAATTTTTCTTTTCGTACGGTTTCAAAAGAAAAT includes:
- the rlmD gene encoding 23S rRNA (uracil(1939)-C(5))-methyltransferase RlmD, with amino-acid sequence MNRNDEFILSLTDISEEGKALGRHEGMVVFVKGGIPGDIIKARIFSVKKKFAEADVVEILSSSPYRLQPQCKSFGTCGGCSWQHFDYTQQLFYKQKCVEDAFAHIGGFTNLNIFPIIPSSEKFYYRNKMEFSFSDEQWISNDEWKRNRAENTALKTSRKSNVFLGLHTFRNWKKVLDIDECFLQSLQSNRIVNFIRTYAREHSLSAYSSQYRSGFFRNLVIREGKKTNEIMLNIVTFENKSEVMRELSQQLVVQFPEITTIVNTINSQIAQVAYGEKEELYFGKGFISEQIGKLQFKISARSFFQTNTLQTEQLYSVVQQFAELRPTDIVYDLYCGTGTITQYLAESCSHIFGVEMIESAIADAIENAKINNINNATFIHYNFQLLKKERKKWRMNLPLPDVIVVDPPRNGLTTQVIEEIVDTSPKTIVYVSCNPATQARDCKALFQAGYSPISLQPIDMFPHTTHVENVVKMTYRDINGL